Proteins from a genomic interval of Garra rufa chromosome 4, GarRuf1.0, whole genome shotgun sequence:
- the LOC141332760 gene encoding scavenger receptor cysteine-rich type 1 protein M130-like, whose translation MSVCDAAFDQQDAEVVCRELDCGAPVQVLGAAAFGKGDTQMWTQEIQCRGNESHISFCSITSHKHNCTNDNNVGLICSGYTGFKLVNGSDSCSGKVELHYLSKWGTVRDACWDMRAASVLCRQLNCGIAVSVVGSDWFAEGSGEIWADVFDCDGNETKLSECSISSWSRAEYSHRRDVGVICSDSSLALHDGLVRLSGERQCEGEVEVFIHQVWRRVLLDSWSLTESSVVCRQLGCGSALNFFSSSSSSPEHSHECVTGFQCSGSEAHLGNCSSPQTLNCSSTQQLSITCLGRGSIRLVGSGGDCAGRLEVFHSGSWGTVCDDSWDIKDAHVVCRQLQCGVALSNQQVPAWFGPGSGPIWLDEVECEGNETSLWSCSSPGWGKHDCNHKEDVGVVCSEFKEIRLTEGCEGNLEVFYNGSWGNVCYNQMDRDTVTLICQELNCGRSGVLSASTSRLKSAPNWLDKVKCRPHDSNLWQCPSLPWGQNDCDRDEVAKITCSEQENHESPRSYLTLFSSPHQRQCSDHLPLRLSGGEGRCSGRLEVYHNAVWGSVCDDQWDISDAQVVCRQLGCGAALRADGNSVFGAGEGVVWLNRVECRGNGIHLWDCPLSLKNHTDCSHKEHAGLTCADLPDLSVSTTSATTTSASPPVSPPVRSTSVTPPQTPPSPPVLVIVLGVVLFLLLVPLLILIQQNRVMRRALSKRRHRMKTEAIYEEIQQRPNNRQSLLTQKEGVSGDQKHMA comes from the exons ATGTCAGTGTGTGACGCTGCCTTTGACCAGCAggatgcagaggttgtgtgtagagagctggactgtggggctcctgtaCAGGTGCTGGGAGCAGCTGCTTTTGGCAAAGGAGACACTCAAATGTGGACACAAGAGATTCAGTGCAGAGGAAATGAATCTCATATTTCATTCTGTTCAATAACATCACACAAACACAACTGCACCAATGATAATAATGTGGGCCTGATCTGTTCTG GTTACACTGGGTTCAAACTGGTAAACGGTTCAGACTCTTGTTCTGGAAAAGTGGAGCTTCATTATCTCAGTAAATGGGGCACAGTGCGTGATGCATGCTGGGATATGAGAGCTGCCAGTGTCCTCTGTAGACAGCTGAATTGTGGGATTGCTGTGTCTGTTGTGGGATCAGACTGGTTTGCAGAGGGAAGTGGTGAAATCTGGGCTGATGTGTTTGATTGTGACGGGAATGAAACAAAACTCTCAGAATGTTCCATCTCTTCATGGAGTCGAGCTGAATATTCTCATAGAAGAGATGTTGGAGTCATCTGCTCTG ATTCCTCTCTGGCTCTTCATGATGGTCTGGTGCGGTTGTCTGGAGAGAGACAGTGTGAGGGGGAGGTGGAAGTTTTCATTCATCAGGTCTGGAGGAGAGTTCTGCTGGACTCCTGGAGTCTCACTGAATCATCTGTGGTCTGCAGACAGCTGGGCTGTGGCTCTGCACTGAACTTCTTCAGCTCCTCTTCATCCAGTCCTGAACACAGTCATGAGTGTGTGACGGGATTCCAGTGCTCTGGGAGTGAAGCTCATCTGGGGAACTGCAGCTCTCCACAAACTCTCAACTGCAGCTCCACACAACAGCTGTCAATCACCTGCCTTG GTCGTGGGTCCATCAGGCTGGTGGGTTCTGGGGGAGACTGTGCAGGGAGGCTGGAGGTTTTTCACAGCGGCTCATGGGGGACAGTGTGTGATGACTCCTGGGATATTAAAGATGCCCATGTGGTGTGCAGACAGCTGCAGTGTGGAGTGGCCCTCAGTAACCAGCAGGTACCAGCCTGGTTTGGTCCTGGTTCTGGACCCATATGGCTGGATGAGGTGGAGTGTGAGGGGAATGAGACGTCTCTGTGGAGCTGCTCTTCTCCAGGCTGGGGAAAACATGACTGTAATCATAAGGAGGATGTAGGAGTTGTGTGCTCAG AGTTTAAGGAGATCAGGTTAACTGAAGGCTGTGAAGGGAATTTGGAGGTTTTCTACAATGGATCCTGGGGTAATGTGTGTTACAACCAGATGGACAGAGACACAGTGACTCTGATCTGTCAAGAGCTGAACTGTGGAAGATCTGGTGTTTTGTCTGCTTCTACATCAAGATTGAAATCAGCTCCTAACTGGCTGGATAAAGTGAAATGTCGGCCACATGATTCAAATCTGTGGCAGTGTCCATCTTTACCCTGGGGACAGAATGACTGCGATAGAGATGAAGTGGCCAAAATCACCTGCTCAG AACAGGAGAATCATGAGTCCCCTCGGAGCTATCTGACATTGTTCTCATCTCCCCACCAGAGACAGTGTTCAG ATCATCTTCCTCTCAGACTGAGTGGAGGGGAGGGCCGGTGCTCTGGGAGGCTGGAGGTGTATCATAACGCTGTGTGGGGCTCAGTCTGTGATGATCAGTGGGACATCAGCGATGCTCAGGTGGTCTGCAGGCAGCTGGGTTGTGGAGCAGCACTGAGGGCTGATGGGAATTCAGTCTTTGGTGCTGGTGAAGGTGTTGTGTGGCTGAACAGAGTCGAGTGCAGAGGGAATGGGATTCACCTGTGGGACTGTCCTCTCTCCCTGAAAAATCATACGGACTGCTCGCACAAAGAGCACGCTGGACTCACCTGCGCAG ATTTGCCAGATTTGTCAGTGTCCACTACTTCTGCCACAACAACATCAGCATCTCCTCCAGTTTCTCCTCCAGTGCGCTCAACATCAGTCACTCCTCCACAAACTCCTCCTTCCCCCCCAGTGCTTGTGATTGTACTGGGAGTTGTGCTCTTCCTGCTCTTAGTGCCACTGCTTATACTGATTCAGCAGAACAGAGTGATGAGGAGAG CTCTCTCTAAGAGGAGACACAGGATGAAAACTGAGGCCATTTATGAAGAGATTCAGCAAAGGCCCAACAATAGACAAAGTCTCCTTACtcaaaagg AGGGAGTTTCTGGTGATCAGAAACACATGGCATGA